In Pelosinus sp. UFO1, one genomic interval encodes:
- a CDS encoding N-acetylmuramoyl-L-alanine amidase: MGISNELQIIIWAVGALLSVKVLAMTLFVLFAKMQDSRLKLAIRGIILLLDEFADQMENEEKRYRAIQRINEILGWQKILIPTGLIGWIIDSEVAAIRKMQQSTDTPDLHEDRNAMRKVTLLELNQLALQSKSELWSAAQSVGRDVKLYLHWSAGRYGQFFDEYHINIDKDASIYVSSGNLHTIKSHTYKRNTGAIGISLACCYNATTDSLGYQPPTEMQIEAMSQVIAVLCKALDLTIDIYRVMTHAEAANNMDGLNPDYEVNGYPDGKYGPGFSCERWDLWFIPGVPKGEGGNVLRGKAIWYQQQGVGIF; this comes from the coding sequence ATGGGGATTTCCAATGAGTTGCAAATTATTATCTGGGCTGTAGGGGCACTTTTGTCGGTCAAGGTATTAGCAATGACACTTTTCGTGCTATTTGCCAAAATGCAGGACAGTAGACTAAAACTTGCTATCCGGGGTATAATTTTACTGCTAGATGAATTTGCTGATCAAATGGAAAATGAAGAAAAACGGTATCGAGCTATACAACGAATTAATGAAATTTTAGGTTGGCAAAAGATTTTAATTCCAACGGGGCTAATTGGCTGGATTATTGATTCGGAGGTTGCTGCAATTCGTAAAATGCAGCAATCAACAGATACTCCCGATTTGCATGAGGATAGGAATGCGATGAGGAAAGTAACTCTGCTAGAACTTAATCAGCTGGCTTTACAGAGTAAAAGTGAACTATGGTCTGCAGCGCAAAGCGTGGGGCGAGATGTAAAGTTATATCTTCATTGGTCAGCCGGGCGTTATGGACAATTTTTTGATGAGTATCATATCAATATTGATAAGGATGCTAGTATTTATGTAAGTAGTGGTAATTTACATACAATTAAGTCTCATACATATAAACGTAATACAGGTGCAATTGGTATATCCCTAGCTTGTTGTTACAATGCGACAACAGATAGCCTTGGATATCAGCCTCCTACAGAAATGCAGATTGAAGCAATGAGTCAAGTAATCGCTGTATTATGCAAAGCATTGGATTTGACAATTGATATTTACCGGGTAATGACACATGCAGAGGCTGCTAATAATATGGATGGCCTTAATCCAGATTATGAAGTTAACGGATATCCCGATGGAAAATATGGACCTGGCTTTAGCTGTGAACGATGGGACTTGTGGTTTATACCAGGTGTTCCTAAAGGAGAAGGCGGTAATGTTTTGCGAGGAAAAGCAATCTGGTATCAACAACAAGGGGTTGGCATATTCTAA
- the sdhB gene encoding succinate dehydrogenase iron-sulfur subunit, which yields MAETKKKVHFIIERQDGPNSQPYTEEFEVDYRPALNVVASLMEIQKNPVTKDGKKTTAVVWECNCLEKVCGACMMVINGKAQQACAALIDHLEQPIRLSAARTFPVIRDLAIDRSVMFDSLKRIHGWVDVDGTWEVHNDAPRQNPKTATTAYEISRCMTCGCCMHACPNVNQGSEFIGPAPIAQAHLFNLHPIGEYQKEERLDALMEKGGLASCGNSQNCVKACPKEIKLTEYIAKLNRDTNKQALKSLFNK from the coding sequence ATGGCAGAAACAAAGAAAAAAGTACATTTTATCATAGAAAGACAAGATGGTCCTAATTCCCAACCCTATACAGAAGAATTTGAAGTTGACTATCGTCCTGCGCTTAATGTTGTTGCATCTCTTATGGAGATTCAAAAGAACCCTGTTACAAAAGACGGCAAAAAGACAACTGCTGTTGTTTGGGAATGTAATTGTCTGGAAAAAGTTTGTGGAGCTTGCATGATGGTCATCAACGGTAAAGCACAACAGGCTTGTGCTGCTCTAATTGATCATCTAGAACAACCAATTCGTTTGAGTGCTGCTAGAACTTTCCCTGTTATCCGTGACCTTGCGATTGACCGTTCGGTAATGTTTGATAGTTTAAAACGCATACACGGCTGGGTAGATGTAGATGGAACCTGGGAAGTTCATAATGATGCTCCGCGTCAGAATCCAAAAACTGCAACTACCGCTTATGAAATTTCTCGTTGCATGACTTGCGGATGCTGCATGCATGCTTGTCCAAATGTAAATCAAGGCTCTGAGTTCATTGGGCCTGCTCCTATTGCACAAGCACATCTCTTTAATCTCCACCCAATTGGCGAATATCAGAAAGAAGAACGCTTGGATGCATTGATGGAAAAGGGCGGTTTAGCAAGTTGCGGTAATAGCCAAAACTGCGTAAAAGCATGTCCGAAAGAGATTAAATTGACTGAGTATATCGCAAAACTGAATCGTGATACAAACAAGCAAGCACTGAAGAGCTTATTTAATAAATAA
- the sdhA gene encoding succinate dehydrogenase flavoprotein subunit translates to MATLKICEAGGEVELFSYCPVKRSHSLCAQGGMNACMDTKGENDTVHEHFDDTVYGGDFLADQTAIKGMCEAAPKLIKMFDRMGVTFTRTPEGLLDLRNFGGQKNKRTLFSGSTTGQQLLYALDEQVRAWEVKGAVKKYEFWEFIKIIKNKENVCRGIVAQDMNSMEIRAFRADTVILATGGPGMVFGRCTASTICNGSAVSAVYQQGALIGNPEFIQIHPTAIPGSDKNRLMSEACRGEGGRVWVYKDGKPWYFLEEMYPAYGNLVPRDVASRAIYDVCVNQKLGINGENKVYLDLSHIPADYLERKLGGILEIYSEFVGDDPRKVPMQIYPSVHYSMGGIWVDTKHNTNIPGLMASGECDYQYHGANRLGANSLLSAAYSGTVSGPEAMRWAKEGEKGSELTDEELANAAKECQEEYDAILKMNGSENAHELHHELGDLMNQYVTIERVNKDLDYCFDEVKKILKRWDNIGIVDKANWANQEGMFARQLRNMIIYALVVTKAARMRDESRGAHYKREFPTRDDERFMKITVAEYDQATAEPKISYDDFDHSLVKPRPRNYAVAKKE, encoded by the coding sequence ATGGCAACACTTAAAATTTGTGAAGCTGGCGGAGAAGTAGAATTATTCTCGTATTGCCCCGTAAAACGTTCTCATTCCCTTTGTGCACAAGGCGGTATGAATGCTTGTATGGATACAAAGGGTGAAAATGATACTGTCCATGAACACTTTGATGATACTGTTTATGGTGGTGACTTCCTTGCTGACCAGACTGCAATAAAAGGCATGTGTGAAGCCGCTCCAAAATTAATTAAAATGTTCGATCGTATGGGTGTTACATTTACTCGTACACCAGAAGGTTTACTTGACCTTCGTAATTTTGGTGGTCAGAAAAATAAACGTACTTTGTTTTCTGGTTCCACAACAGGTCAGCAACTTCTTTATGCACTTGACGAACAAGTTCGTGCTTGGGAAGTTAAAGGTGCTGTTAAGAAATATGAATTCTGGGAATTCATTAAAATTATTAAAAATAAAGAAAACGTTTGCCGCGGTATTGTAGCACAAGACATGAATTCTATGGAAATCAGAGCTTTCCGTGCTGATACGGTTATCCTTGCAACAGGCGGTCCTGGTATGGTATTCGGTAGATGTACTGCTTCGACAATCTGCAATGGTTCAGCAGTATCTGCCGTATATCAGCAAGGCGCTCTTATTGGTAACCCTGAATTTATTCAGATTCATCCAACAGCTATTCCTGGTTCCGATAAAAACCGCTTGATGTCTGAAGCTTGCCGTGGTGAAGGCGGACGAGTTTGGGTTTATAAAGATGGTAAACCATGGTACTTCTTGGAAGAAATGTATCCTGCATATGGTAACCTTGTACCTCGTGACGTAGCATCTCGTGCTATTTACGATGTATGCGTAAATCAAAAACTTGGTATCAATGGTGAAAACAAAGTATATCTTGATCTTTCCCATATTCCAGCAGATTATCTTGAACGTAAATTAGGCGGCATTTTGGAAATTTATTCGGAATTCGTTGGCGATGACCCACGTAAAGTTCCAATGCAAATTTATCCTTCCGTTCATTATTCCATGGGCGGTATCTGGGTAGATACAAAACATAACACAAACATTCCTGGTCTTATGGCATCTGGTGAATGTGACTATCAATACCACGGTGCAAACCGTCTTGGTGCAAACTCACTTCTTTCCGCTGCTTATTCTGGTACTGTTTCAGGTCCGGAAGCTATGCGCTGGGCTAAAGAAGGAGAAAAAGGTTCAGAACTTACTGATGAAGAGTTAGCAAATGCAGCAAAAGAATGCCAAGAAGAATATGATGCTATTTTAAAAATGAATGGATCGGAAAATGCGCATGAACTTCACCATGAACTTGGTGATTTAATGAACCAATACGTCACCATTGAACGTGTGAACAAAGACCTTGATTATTGTTTCGATGAAGTAAAGAAAATTCTTAAACGTTGGGATAATATCGGTATAGTCGATAAAGCAAACTGGGCAAACCAAGAAGGTATGTTCGCAAGACAGCTCCGCAATATGATTATTTACGCTTTAGTTGTAACAAAAGCAGCACGTATGCGTGATGAAAGCCGTGGGGCTCACTACAAGCGCGAATTTCCAACCCGTGATGACGAACGCTTCATGAAAATAACAGTTGCTGAGTATGACCAGGCAACAGCAGAGCCTAAGATCAGTTATGATGATTTTGATCATTCATTGGTTAAACCGCGTCCTCGTAACTATGCTGTTGCTAAGAAAGAGTAA
- a CDS encoding succinate dehydrogenase yields the protein MNNFDFWIRRIHSLSGVVAIGAFLLEHIFTVSTVIGGPANFDKSVAALASMPFLVPIEIIAIGLPIAFHGILGVVYALKAKNNPTQYGYWNNWMFYLQRITAYIAFVFIIWHVWTLRIVGKAMGGHLIGYDFMHKVLSDPLTFALYVIGLLSSVFHFTNGLWGFSITWGIVAGPRGQRIVSIATMALFVLISSVGLTALTHFVK from the coding sequence ATGAACAATTTTGATTTTTGGATCCGTCGTATTCATTCTCTTTCAGGTGTTGTCGCAATCGGTGCATTTTTATTGGAGCATATATTTACTGTTTCAACAGTAATTGGGGGGCCAGCTAACTTTGATAAGTCAGTAGCGGCACTTGCCTCTATGCCGTTTTTGGTTCCAATTGAAATTATCGCTATCGGCTTGCCTATCGCATTCCACGGTATATTAGGTGTGGTATATGCTCTGAAAGCGAAAAATAATCCTACTCAGTATGGGTATTGGAACAACTGGATGTTCTACTTACAACGTATAACTGCCTATATTGCCTTTGTTTTTATTATATGGCACGTATGGACTTTACGTATTGTCGGCAAGGCAATGGGTGGTCATCTGATTGGCTACGACTTTATGCATAAAGTATTGTCTGATCCTTTAACTTTTGCTTTATATGTAATTGGACTATTATCATCCGTTTTCCATTTTACCAATGGTTTATGGGGTTTTTCAATTACTTGGGGCATTGTTGCAGGACCACGTGGACAACGTATCGTAAGCATTGCAACTATGGCATTATTTGTACTCATCTCTAGTGTAGGACTTACAGCTCTTACACATTTTGTGAAATAA
- a CDS encoding Fe-S-containing hydro-lyase, with protein MAEVKRITTPLTKEMARSLKAGDSVLITGTIFSARDAAHKVMTEALDRGEKLPVDFTNQIVYYLGPTPAKPGDPIGSAGPTTAGRMDKYTPQMIEQGLSGMIGKGYRSPEVVEAMKKNSTVFMVAIGGAAALIAKTIKAYEVLAYPELGAEALAKLTVEDFPAIVAIDCDGNNYYEEGQKPYRKI; from the coding sequence ATGGCAGAAGTAAAACGTATTACCACTCCATTAACAAAAGAAATGGCTCGTTCCTTAAAAGCTGGTGATAGTGTTCTAATTACTGGAACTATATTTAGTGCCCGTGATGCAGCCCATAAGGTTATGACAGAAGCATTAGATCGTGGTGAGAAATTACCTGTAGATTTTACAAATCAGATTGTATATTATCTAGGACCTACTCCAGCTAAACCTGGAGATCCTATTGGTTCAGCTGGTCCGACCACTGCTGGTCGCATGGACAAATATACACCACAAATGATCGAACAAGGTCTTAGTGGTATGATTGGTAAAGGCTATCGCTCTCCTGAAGTCGTGGAAGCTATGAAAAAGAACAGTACTGTTTTCATGGTAGCCATTGGCGGAGCAGCAGCATTGATCGCAAAAACCATTAAAGCTTATGAAGTGTTAGCATATCCTGAGCTAGGTGCAGAAGCATTAGCTAAACTAACTGTGGAAGATTTCCCTGCAATCGTAGCGATTGACTGTGATGGCAACAATTATTATGAAGAAGGTCAAAAACCTTACCGCAAAATATAG
- a CDS encoding fumarate hydratase codes for MRTIEVEQITQAIAKMCMDACYYLSEDVYDALVSAGRKEESALGKEIIGKLVENANISKNEQRPICQDTGMTVVFMEVGQDVHFVGGSLEEAVNAGVAKGYTEGYLRKSVVGEPLFNRKNTTNNTPAILHTSIVPGDKVKIKLAPKGFGSENKSALKMLVPADGVEGVKKVVLDTVKTAGPNACPPMVIGVGIGGTMEKSTILAKKALLRSVNKRNENPDYAKLEEELLEMVNKTGVGPQGLGGVTTALAVNVEYFATHIAGLPVAVNINCHATRHAEVEL; via the coding sequence ATGCGTACAATTGAGGTAGAGCAAATTACTCAGGCGATAGCAAAGATGTGCATGGATGCTTGCTATTATTTATCCGAGGACGTTTATGATGCGTTAGTGTCAGCTGGAAGAAAAGAAGAATCAGCCCTTGGTAAAGAAATTATTGGGAAACTAGTGGAAAATGCTAATATTTCTAAAAATGAACAAAGACCTATCTGTCAAGATACAGGGATGACAGTAGTATTTATGGAAGTAGGACAAGATGTTCATTTCGTAGGTGGCAGTTTGGAAGAGGCAGTAAATGCTGGTGTTGCCAAAGGCTATACAGAAGGCTATTTACGTAAATCAGTTGTTGGCGAACCTTTATTTAACCGTAAAAATACAACCAACAATACCCCTGCTATTTTACATACTAGCATTGTTCCTGGTGACAAAGTTAAGATTAAATTAGCACCTAAAGGTTTCGGTAGCGAAAATAAGAGTGCTTTAAAAATGCTCGTACCTGCTGATGGCGTTGAAGGTGTGAAAAAAGTCGTTCTTGATACAGTGAAGACAGCTGGTCCTAACGCCTGTCCTCCGATGGTCATAGGTGTTGGTATTGGTGGCACTATGGAAAAATCCACAATATTAGCAAAAAAAGCGTTATTACGTTCTGTGAATAAACGTAATGAAAATCCTGATTATGCTAAATTAGAAGAAGAGCTGCTGGAAATGGTTAATAAAACGGGTGTAGGGCCTCAAGGCTTAGGTGGCGTAACGACTGCATTGGCAGTAAATGTTGAATATTTTGCTACCCACATTGCTGGATTACCAGTTGCTGTTAATATTAACTGCCATGCCACAAGGCATGCTGAAGTTGAACTGTAG
- a CDS encoding aspartate ammonia-lyase encodes MRLEHDFLGEIEIKDEVYYGVQTTRALENFVITGHRLNDDFIISFGIVKAAAAKANMKTGRMPSRIGNAIVQAAEEIIAGKLHDQFVVDCIQGGAGTSMNMNANEVIANRALEILGEKKGDYALISPNNHVNMAQSTNDVMPTAMRICTITKAKKLIAALEEMEATFTAKGDSFNHILKMGRTHLQDAVPITLGQEFYAYAQATKRAVKRVKENVRNMHFVNMGATAVGTGLNAEPEYIKYVVEELSKLTGEEIQSAIDLVDATQNTDQIAEFSSALKVTALAFCKIANDIRLMASGPRCGLGELSLPAKQPGSSIMPGKVNPVIPETVNQVAYQVMGNDLAISQAVENGQFELNVMEPVMAYNLFNSLTILTNVINTFNYKCVKDLEANEERCREMIDKSVGIVTALLPHIGYEQSSIIAKEALKTGASVRELVISKKLLTADQLEIILSPGEMTQPGIAGKQFLK; translated from the coding sequence GTGCGTTTAGAGCATGATTTTCTTGGCGAAATTGAAATAAAAGATGAAGTTTATTACGGAGTACAAACAACTAGAGCATTAGAAAACTTTGTGATTACTGGACATAGATTAAATGATGATTTTATCATTTCCTTTGGTATTGTAAAGGCGGCAGCGGCCAAAGCGAATATGAAAACTGGACGTATGCCTAGCAGAATTGGTAATGCCATCGTACAAGCTGCAGAAGAAATCATTGCAGGCAAATTACATGACCAATTCGTCGTTGATTGTATTCAAGGTGGAGCAGGTACATCCATGAATATGAATGCCAACGAAGTAATTGCCAATCGTGCCCTTGAAATCTTAGGTGAGAAAAAAGGGGATTATGCTCTGATTTCACCTAATAATCATGTAAATATGGCTCAATCTACAAACGACGTAATGCCAACAGCTATGCGTATTTGTACAATTACAAAAGCAAAAAAACTAATTGCTGCGTTAGAAGAAATGGAAGCTACCTTTACAGCAAAAGGTGATAGCTTTAATCATATTTTAAAAATGGGACGTACTCATTTGCAAGATGCTGTGCCCATTACTTTAGGTCAGGAGTTTTACGCCTATGCGCAAGCCACAAAGCGTGCGGTTAAAAGGGTTAAAGAAAATGTGCGGAATATGCATTTTGTAAATATGGGAGCTACGGCAGTTGGTACGGGTCTAAATGCAGAACCTGAATATATTAAATATGTAGTAGAAGAACTTTCTAAGCTAACAGGTGAAGAGATTCAATCAGCCATTGATTTAGTGGATGCTACCCAAAATACAGATCAAATTGCTGAGTTTTCAAGTGCCTTAAAGGTCACTGCGTTAGCATTCTGTAAAATTGCTAATGATATTAGGCTTATGGCATCAGGTCCGCGTTGTGGATTAGGGGAACTATCCTTGCCGGCGAAACAACCTGGGTCTTCCATTATGCCTGGGAAAGTAAATCCTGTTATTCCCGAAACTGTGAACCAAGTAGCTTATCAAGTTATGGGCAATGATTTGGCTATTAGCCAGGCTGTAGAAAATGGACAGTTTGAACTTAATGTTATGGAGCCAGTAATGGCATATAATCTTTTTAATTCCTTAACGATCTTAACGAATGTAATTAATACTTTTAATTACAAATGTGTGAAAGATCTTGAAGCCAATGAAGAACGTTGCCGTGAAATGATTGATAAGAGTGTTGGCATTGTTACCGCATTATTACCTCATATCGGTTATGAACAATCTTCAATTATTGCAAAAGAGGCGTTAAAAACAGGAGCTTCTGTTAGAGAGTTAGTTATTTCTAAAAAGTTACTTACCGCAGATCAATTAGAAATTATTTTATCGCCAGGTGAAATGACACAACCAGGTATTGCAGGTAAACAATTTTTAAAATAA
- the citC gene encoding [citrate (pro-3S)-lyase] ligase, giving the protein MLWGNIEERVINLNNDRQVTAVREFLSRFSLTFNEKVDYTMALYKEDKIVATGSLSGEILRNIAIDESLQGEGLTSAVISHLMQEAGRRGIYHYFIFTKPDKAHLFKELGFKEIARALPFAVLLESGIGSITTYCKELAAQVANLPAGNRAALVVNCNPFTLGHQAVIAKAAKENAAVIVLVVSEEGSLFPFDVRFRLVKEGLAAYDNIMVIPGGKYIVSAATFPGYFTRGDETVTAQTRLDVTVFAQYIAPAMGITRRYVGDEPYCAVTRAYNEAMLSILPTYHIDVLEMPRIAIQGSVVSASRVRELIRQDGWEEIRTLVPETTYQYLRSPAATQIIEKIKASASRH; this is encoded by the coding sequence ATGTTATGGGGTAATATAGAAGAGCGAGTGATTAACCTCAATAATGATAGACAGGTTACCGCTGTAAGGGAATTCTTATCCCGGTTTTCACTGACTTTTAACGAAAAAGTAGATTATACTATGGCTTTATATAAAGAAGATAAGATCGTAGCTACAGGTTCTTTGTCAGGAGAAATATTGAGAAATATCGCCATTGACGAATCCCTGCAGGGAGAGGGTTTGACATCAGCAGTAATCAGTCATTTAATGCAGGAAGCTGGACGGCGTGGCATTTATCACTACTTCATTTTCACCAAACCGGACAAAGCACATTTGTTTAAAGAATTAGGTTTCAAGGAAATCGCTAGGGCTCTGCCTTTCGCAGTCCTATTGGAATCTGGTATTGGATCAATTACTACCTATTGCAAGGAATTGGCTGCTCAGGTGGCCAATTTACCTGCAGGAAATCGGGCAGCTTTAGTGGTAAATTGTAATCCTTTTACTTTAGGGCATCAGGCAGTCATTGCAAAAGCAGCCAAAGAAAATGCAGCTGTTATTGTATTGGTAGTAAGTGAGGAAGGTTCCTTGTTTCCTTTTGATGTTCGCTTTCGCTTGGTAAAGGAAGGATTGGCTGCTTATGATAATATAATGGTTATTCCTGGCGGTAAATATATTGTATCTGCCGCAACCTTCCCTGGTTACTTTACAAGGGGAGATGAAACGGTAACAGCGCAAACTAGACTCGATGTTACTGTATTTGCTCAATATATAGCGCCAGCTATGGGCATTACCCGCCGGTATGTGGGAGATGAACCTTATTGTGCGGTAACAAGAGCATATAATGAAGCAATGCTCTCTATTTTACCAACTTATCATATTGATGTGCTCGAAATGCCAAGGATTGCCATTCAAGGCAGTGTTGTAAGTGCCTCTAGAGTGCGGGAGCTTATCAGACAAGATGGATGGGAAGAAATAAGAACTTTAGTACCTGAGACTACCTATCAGTATTTACGTTCACCGGCAGCCACCCAAATTATAGAGAAAATAAAAGCCAGTGCATCACGACATTGA
- the citF gene encoding citrate lyase subunit alpha — protein sequence MKNAIGREIPENIPGIGKIKPFAGAFATKPDMNRQAPSVKGVRPTDNKLVDNLVEVFKKIPVTDGMTLSFHHHFRNGDGVVNMVLATAAQLGLKNLKVALSSVFPVHAPMIEHVKNGVVTALDTNYMSGPVAQAVSRGLFEKPVILRTHGGRGRAIESGQLKIDVAFIAAPAADEYGNLNGVQGPAACGSLGYAFPDAQYADHVVAVTDFLGEYPLSPISIPQTRVDYVVKVDCVGDPKGIVSGTTRITKDPVGLKIAETAAKVIQATGLLKDGFAFQTGAGGASLATASIVRKMMEKDNIVGSFALGGITGYMVDMLEKGLFKKLMDVQGFDLEAIRSIAENPNHLEVGADFYASPFNAGCAVNKLDVVILGATEMDTDFNVNVVTGSDGVIMGGSGGHADAAAGAKVTIVVANLLRGRLPIIVDKVLTATTPGETIDILVTERGVAVNPRRVDLRERLVAAGLPVKDISELKQLAEKIAGTPKNLKTGENIVAVVEYRDGTIIDVVRQVEA from the coding sequence ATGAAAAATGCAATTGGACGTGAAATACCTGAAAATATTCCCGGCATTGGAAAAATTAAACCTTTTGCGGGTGCCTTTGCTACAAAGCCAGACATGAATAGGCAAGCACCTAGTGTCAAAGGTGTGCGCCCTACAGATAATAAACTAGTAGATAATTTAGTAGAAGTATTTAAAAAGATACCAGTAACAGACGGTATGACATTATCTTTCCATCACCATTTTAGAAATGGAGATGGAGTTGTTAATATGGTATTAGCAACGGCTGCCCAGTTAGGATTAAAAAATCTGAAAGTGGCGTTAAGTTCTGTTTTCCCTGTTCATGCTCCGATGATTGAACATGTAAAAAATGGTGTTGTAACGGCACTAGATACCAACTATATGTCCGGTCCAGTCGCACAGGCAGTATCTCGCGGTTTATTTGAAAAACCAGTAATATTGCGCACCCATGGCGGACGTGGAAGGGCCATTGAGAGTGGGCAGCTTAAAATCGATGTCGCTTTTATTGCTGCACCTGCAGCGGATGAATACGGAAATTTGAATGGTGTGCAAGGACCTGCCGCTTGTGGATCATTAGGCTATGCATTTCCTGATGCCCAATATGCAGATCATGTAGTGGCTGTTACGGATTTTCTCGGCGAATATCCTTTGTCCCCTATTTCAATACCACAAACCCGGGTAGATTATGTAGTAAAAGTTGATTGTGTTGGTGATCCAAAGGGGATTGTATCGGGCACAACTCGCATTACCAAAGATCCAGTTGGACTTAAAATTGCGGAAACAGCAGCAAAAGTCATTCAAGCTACTGGGCTTTTGAAAGATGGTTTCGCCTTCCAAACAGGAGCAGGTGGTGCTTCTTTAGCAACAGCTTCTATTGTACGCAAAATGATGGAAAAAGATAATATTGTAGGTAGTTTTGCCTTAGGTGGTATTACAGGCTATATGGTAGATATGCTGGAAAAAGGCTTATTCAAAAAACTAATGGATGTTCAAGGTTTTGACTTAGAAGCCATTCGTTCGATAGCAGAAAATCCAAACCACTTGGAAGTTGGTGCAGATTTTTATGCCAGCCCTTTTAATGCAGGTTGTGCCGTTAATAAGCTAGATGTGGTAATCTTAGGCGCTACTGAAATGGATACTGATTTTAATGTAAATGTAGTTACTGGTTCTGATGGTGTCATTATGGGGGGCTCAGGTGGTCATGCGGATGCGGCAGCTGGTGCAAAAGTAACTATTGTTGTGGCGAACTTATTGCGTGGTCGTCTGCCGATTATTGTGGATAAAGTGCTGACTGCTACTACGCCTGGTGAGACCATTGACATCCTTGTTACAGAACGGGGTGTGGCTGTCAATCCTAGAAGAGTCGATCTAAGAGAAAGGTTAGTTGCGGCTGGCCTACCTGTTAAAGATATAAGCGAACTAAAACAATTAGCCGAGAAAATAGCAGGAACACCTAAAAACTTAAAAACTGGAGAAAATATTGTTGCGGTGGTAGAGTATCGTGATGGCACAATTATTGATGTTGTGCGTCAAGTGGAGGCCTAA